A window from Hypanus sabinus isolate sHypSab1 unplaced genomic scaffold, sHypSab1.hap1 scaffold_276, whole genome shotgun sequence encodes these proteins:
- the LOC132388192 gene encoding zinc finger protein 229-like: MAHQRVHTGERPFTCSDCGKGFSCSSKLKVHQRIHTGERPFTCSDCGKGFTQSSELKVHQRVHTGERPFTCSDCGKGFTQSSKLQVHQQVHTGERPFPCSDCGKRFTQSAHLRAHRSVHTGERLFTCSYCGKGFILSTQLLRHQSAHTGEKPYTCSVCGKGFTRSSALMAHQRVHTGERPFTCSDCGKRFTQSSHLQAHRSVHTGERPFTCPYCGEGFTLSSQLLRHQSVHTGEWSFTCSDCGKGFTRSSALMAHQRVHTGERPFSCSDCGKGFTCSSKLKVHQRVHTGERPFICSDCGKGFTRSSELKLHQRVHTGERPFTCSVCGKRFTRSFHLKVHQRVHTGERPFTCSDCGKGFSCSSQLKVHQ; the protein is encoded by the coding sequence ATGgctcaccaacgagttcacactggggagaggccgttcacctgctcagactgtgggaaaggcttcagctgctcatctaaactgaaggtacatcagagaattcacactggggagcggccattcacctgctcagactgtgggaagggattcactcagtcatctgaactgaaggtacatcagagagttcacactggggagcggccgttcacctgctcagactgtgggaagggattcactcagtcatctaaattgcaggtacatcagcaagtgcacactggagagaggccattcccctgctcagactgtgggaagagattcactcagtcagccCACCTACGAGCACAcaggtcagttcacactggggagaggctgtttacctgttcatactgtgggaagggattcattttgtCGACTcagctactgagacaccagtcagctcacactggggagaagccatacacctgctcagtgtgtgggaagggattcactcggtcatccgccctaatggctcaccagcgagttcacaccggtgagcggccgttcacctgctcggactgtgggaagagattcactcagtcatctcacctaCAAGCACACAGGTCAGTTCACACGGGGGAGCGGCCATTTACCTGCCCGTACTGTGGGGAGGGTTTCACTTTGTCATCTcagctactgagacaccagtcagtacacactggggagtggtcgttcacctgttcagactgtgggaagggattcactcggtcatccgccctaatggcacaccagcgagttcacactggggagcggccgttcagctgctcagactgtgggaagggattcacttgctcatctaaactgaaggtacatcaacgagttcacactggagagaggccgttcatctgctcagactgtgggaagggattcactcgctcatctgaactgaagctacatcagcgagttcacactggggagaggccgttcacatgctcagtctgtgggaagcgattcactcggtcatttcatctgaaggtacaccagcgagttcacactggggagaggccgttcacctgctcagactgtgggaagggattctcttgctcatctcaactgaaggtacatcagtga